The following proteins are encoded in a genomic region of Oncorhynchus keta strain PuntledgeMale-10-30-2019 chromosome 35, Oket_V2, whole genome shotgun sequence:
- the LOC118369310 gene encoding claudin-7-A-like, whose product MANSGIQLLGFALSLFGVIALIVGTILPQWKMSAYVGDNIITAVAMYQGLWMSCAFQSTGQLQCKIYDSILQLDGTLQATRALMIVGIIVSIAGLGVAIMGMKCTTCGGNNKVWKSRTAMTGGVILLVGALCALVACSWFAHNLIRAFYNPYSPVNTKFEFGAAIFIAWGGSFLDLLGGAMLASSCPRSKKPVPKYPVMSGVSALSPSSSTKEYV is encoded by the exons ATGGCAAACTCGGGAATTCAACTTTTAGGATTCGCCCTGTCACTCTTCGGTGTCATTGCACTTATCGTGGGGACCATTCTTCCACAGTGGAAGATGTCTGCGTACGTAGGAGACAACATCATAACGGCGGTTGCCATGTACCAAGGACTATGGATGTCATGCGCTTTTCAGAGCACAGGGCAGCTCCAATGTAAAATCTACGACTCGATCCTGCAGCTTGACG GCACTCTCCAGGCCACCCGTGCCCTGATGATTGTTGGCATCATCGTATCCATCGCTGGGCTGGGCGTGGCCATCATGGGCATGAAGTGTACCACTTGTGGAGGAAACAACAAAGTGTGGAAGTCTCGCACCGCCATGACTGGAGGCGTCATTCTACTGGTTGgag CTCTGTGTGCATTAGTGGCCTGCTCGTGGTTCGCTCATAATCTCATCCGGGCCTTCTATAACCCGTATTCTCCTGTCAACACCAA GTTTGAGTTTGGGGCAGCCATCTTCATCGCTTGGGGGGGTTCTTTCCTGGACCTGCTGGGGGGAGCCATGCTGGCATCTTCCTGCCCCAGGAGTAAAAAGCCAGTGCCCAAATACCCTGTCATGAGTGGCGTGAGTGCTCTCTCACCATCCAGCAGCACCAAGGAGTACGTGTGA